One Microbacter margulisiae genomic window carries:
- a CDS encoding IS4 family transposase, translating into MHPNKSIKNITVKELLSVIPDEKISTLAANTHVDYCTKVLYGRSMFYMILYSLLESDRTSLRTMEDIFNSVKFKFLFNLDQSKTVRYSSISERLSIMDVSFFEKLFEHFYNQLSQLYSQQELDKYNLVRVDSTMVAETSSRLSQGMRVGKIGNKKVTKKQAKFTVAFEGILPCNVELFLDQSQLNECLTIPQVIKDHAHKYKQQVYVFDRGVNKRSVFDELQSDTIDFVTRLNPGASYQSVEVLEQGDRLIGDLKLLKDEIVYLYTRVNNRKTRELTRETFRLITTENKDGETLLFLTNLKGETAENITALYRKRWDIEVA; encoded by the coding sequence ATGCACCCAAATAAGTCAATTAAAAACATAACAGTAAAAGAACTGTTGAGTGTTATCCCTGATGAGAAAATAAGTACGTTGGCCGCCAATACCCACGTGGATTATTGCACAAAGGTTTTGTATGGACGTTCCATGTTTTACATGATCCTCTATTCCTTATTAGAGTCTGATCGTACCAGTTTGCGTACAATGGAGGATATCTTTAATAGCGTAAAATTTAAATTTTTATTCAATCTGGATCAAAGCAAAACCGTCCGTTATAGTTCTATCTCGGAGCGATTATCAATAATGGACGTTAGCTTCTTTGAAAAACTGTTCGAGCATTTTTATAATCAGCTTAGTCAATTATATTCTCAGCAAGAACTTGATAAATATAATCTTGTCCGGGTTGATTCAACAATGGTTGCTGAAACTTCATCCCGTCTGTCACAAGGAATGAGAGTTGGTAAAATCGGGAACAAGAAAGTTACAAAAAAACAAGCCAAGTTTACAGTTGCATTTGAGGGCATACTTCCCTGTAATGTGGAACTGTTTTTAGATCAAAGTCAACTCAATGAATGCCTTACTATTCCACAGGTTATAAAAGATCATGCACACAAATACAAGCAACAGGTTTATGTATTTGACCGTGGAGTCAATAAACGAAGTGTTTTCGATGAACTCCAAAGTGATACTATTGATTTTGTTACCCGTTTGAATCCAGGTGCTTCGTATCAAAGTGTAGAAGTTCTTGAACAAGGCGACAGATTAATCGGAGATTTGAAATTACTTAAAGATGAAATCGTTTATCTGTATACTCGGGTCAATAATAGAAAAACCAGAGAATTGACCAGGGAAACCTTCAGACTGATAACTACCGAAAACAAGGATGGAGAAACCCTCTTGTTTCTGACCAATCTGAAAGGGGAAACAGCTGAGAATATAACTGCTTTATACCGCAAACGCTGGGATATTGAGGTAGCGTAA
- a CDS encoding CidA/LrgA family protein, whose product MAGILILLLFYLAGDLLSLLIGNFIPGSVLGMLLLFVALVLKIVKPVHIHEASRFLLDNMMLFFIPVGVGLMTSYVLIGKYIVAIVVAAAISTILVISVVGWLAQKLEKRHS is encoded by the coding sequence ATGGCAGGAATTCTTATTCTATTGTTATTTTATCTGGCCGGAGACCTGTTGTCCCTGTTGATCGGCAACTTTATCCCGGGCAGTGTATTAGGTATGTTGCTGCTGTTTGTCGCACTGGTATTGAAAATAGTCAAACCGGTACACATACATGAAGCATCCCGCTTTTTGTTAGACAACATGATGCTCTTCTTTATTCCGGTTGGAGTCGGGTTGATGACTTCTTATGTGCTCATTGGCAAATATATTGTGGCCATTGTTGTGGCGGCTGCGATCAGTACCATTCTGGTGATTTCCGTCGTAGGCTGGCTGGCTCAAAAACTTGAAAAACGACACTCATGA
- a CDS encoding LrgB family protein: MIALLHSELFLLAFTLGVYIGAVWLYRRTKWMLLHPLLTSIVVIITSIKLIGVSYAEFSEATSIINFMLGLSVVALGFLLYEQLIHIRGNVKIMFASIVVGALVGIGSVSLIAWLMGANFRIIASLEPKSITTPIAITVSEHAGGIPSLTSVVVIVVGIFGGIIGPSLLRILGIESKLARGLALGSGAHAVGTARAMELGAVEGAVSGLAIGLMGVTTAILVPIINFIVNLIHPLPLP, translated from the coding sequence ATGATCGCTCTGTTGCATTCCGAACTTTTCCTGTTGGCCTTTACCTTAGGCGTGTACATCGGTGCTGTCTGGCTGTATAGGCGCACGAAATGGATGTTGTTGCATCCATTGCTCACCTCAATTGTAGTGATTATTACCAGTATCAAATTGATTGGAGTGAGTTATGCGGAGTTTTCAGAAGCTACTTCTATTATTAATTTCATGCTGGGTCTGTCGGTGGTAGCACTGGGATTTTTGCTTTATGAACAATTGATTCATATTCGCGGAAATGTAAAAATCATGTTTGCCTCAATTGTTGTCGGGGCGCTTGTTGGCATTGGCAGTGTTTCACTTATAGCCTGGTTAATGGGAGCCAACTTTCGAATCATTGCATCCCTTGAACCTAAATCCATCACAACGCCCATTGCCATCACCGTATCGGAACATGCAGGCGGTATTCCGTCGCTTACCTCTGTCGTAGTGATTGTTGTGGGTATCTTTGGCGGCATTATCGGCCCTTCCCTTCTCCGAATACTGGGTATCGAAAGTAAGCTGGCCAGGGGACTTGCCCTGGGCTCAGGCGCACACGCCGTCGGAACAGCCCGGGCAATGGAATTAGGAGCTGTGGAAGGCGCTGTCAGCGGATTGGCAATCGGTTTAATGGGAGTAACTACAGCTATCTTAGTCCCTATAATCAATTTCATTGTTAATCTTATTCATCCTCTTCCATTGCCTTGA
- the mtnA gene encoding S-methyl-5-thioribose-1-phosphate isomerase, giving the protein MNVNGKHYRTIWVNETDPRVIQAIDQRFLPHKFVIEDLRTVDAVAVAIRDMHVRGAGLIGAAAGYGMYLAALYAPQDDGFDEYISIASNKLKATRPTAVNLAWAVDKQLEAMKEAETPEQKIHVAFDTANKIASSDVTSCKQIGEYGLALIEAISKQKQGKTVHILTHCNAGWLAFVDYGSATAPVYAAFEKGIDVHVWVDETRPRNQGSSLTAWELGQHKVPHTIIPDNVGGHLMQHGMVDIVIVGTDRTTYTGDVANKIGTYLKALAAFDNHIPFYVALPSSSFDWNIKDGIKEIPIEERGAEEVKYMEGLCDGEIKKILLTPAESNATNFGFDVTPARLVTGLITERGICKANKESILSLFPERKNDIQEGYIKFYCHWIKTAPVPADQLKEIITYRDLLYSKRLIGVYPNGVGFGNISIRSGKAFIITGSATGQYPASNEEHYAVVVDYNLKQNSLTCTGPLKASSESLSHAVIYESSPDTNAVIHIHHMPTWQSLTDKVPTTAPGVTYGTPEMAEEIKRLFRETNVAQEKILVMGGHEEGIITFGKTLEEANRILLDHIINT; this is encoded by the coding sequence ATGAATGTCAACGGGAAACATTACAGGACTATTTGGGTTAATGAAACAGATCCCCGGGTTATTCAAGCCATTGACCAACGATTTCTTCCACATAAATTTGTCATAGAAGATTTGCGGACAGTGGATGCAGTCGCAGTTGCCATTCGTGATATGCATGTTCGTGGAGCAGGTTTGATAGGTGCTGCAGCAGGCTACGGTATGTATCTGGCTGCATTGTACGCTCCACAAGACGATGGTTTTGATGAATATATTTCTATTGCCAGCAATAAGTTAAAGGCTACCCGTCCAACAGCCGTCAACCTGGCATGGGCAGTCGACAAGCAATTGGAAGCTATGAAAGAAGCTGAAACACCTGAACAAAAGATTCATGTGGCGTTTGATACGGCAAACAAAATAGCCTCTTCGGACGTAACATCTTGTAAACAAATCGGGGAATATGGCCTTGCTTTGATCGAAGCGATCAGCAAGCAGAAACAAGGCAAAACTGTTCATATCTTAACCCATTGTAATGCCGGTTGGCTGGCTTTTGTCGATTATGGTTCAGCTACGGCTCCTGTTTATGCCGCTTTCGAAAAAGGTATCGATGTGCATGTGTGGGTGGACGAAACACGACCCCGTAACCAGGGCTCCAGCTTAACGGCATGGGAATTGGGTCAGCATAAAGTTCCACACACCATCATTCCGGATAACGTCGGCGGGCATCTGATGCAGCATGGCATGGTGGACATTGTAATTGTAGGCACTGACAGGACAACCTATACCGGCGATGTTGCCAACAAAATAGGCACATACCTCAAAGCCCTGGCAGCCTTTGACAATCATATCCCGTTTTATGTTGCACTGCCTTCTTCTTCTTTCGACTGGAATATCAAAGATGGCATAAAGGAAATCCCGATTGAAGAACGGGGAGCAGAAGAGGTGAAATATATGGAAGGTCTTTGTGATGGTGAAATTAAGAAGATATTGCTTACACCTGCTGAAAGCAACGCAACCAATTTCGGATTTGATGTCACTCCGGCACGGCTTGTCACAGGATTAATAACGGAAAGAGGCATTTGCAAAGCGAATAAAGAGAGCATCTTGTCACTCTTTCCCGAAAGAAAGAACGATATTCAGGAAGGCTATATCAAATTCTACTGTCATTGGATTAAGACGGCGCCTGTACCGGCTGATCAATTGAAAGAGATTATTACATATCGTGATCTTCTTTATTCTAAAAGACTTATAGGTGTCTATCCCAATGGCGTTGGCTTTGGAAACATTAGCATCCGTTCTGGCAAGGCATTTATCATTACAGGTTCCGCTACAGGACAATATCCGGCTTCGAACGAGGAACATTATGCAGTAGTGGTAGATTACAACCTTAAACAGAATAGTCTGACATGCACTGGCCCGTTAAAGGCTTCGTCCGAATCGCTTTCCCATGCTGTCATTTATGAATCATCTCCCGATACAAATGCGGTGATCCATATTCATCATATGCCTACCTGGCAAAGTTTGACGGATAAAGTTCCTACCACCGCTCCCGGTGTTACTTACGGCACTCCCGAGATGGCAGAGGAGATTAAACGTTTGTTTCGTGAAACGAATGTCGCTCAGGAAAAGATACTGGTCATGGGAGGTCATGAAGAAGGAATTATCACTTTTGGGAAAACATTGGAAGAAGCAAACCGTATCTTACTGGATCATATAATAAATACATAA
- a CDS encoding glycosyltransferase, whose amino-acid sequence MNSLPLTVTLVGTAYPYRGGLASFNEMLIRTFSRAGKKAKIETFTVQYPSLLFPGKTQYSASPQPEDIDIRRSVNSVNPFNWIATGMRLRKERPDLIIVRYWTPFMSPCLGTICYLARRNKHTKIIPLLDNVVPHESHFFDTWLTRYFLGAIDGGIYMSQQVRNELLAFAPSLPTRFSPHPLYANYGEKVTKQQACQYLHLAPETNYLLFFGIIRDYKGLDLLIDAWKILKEKELTHNKKVIVAGEYYNNKEKYITQMQQLGVSDDFLIHDYFVKDEDVKYYFSLADVVVQPYKNATQSGVTQIAYQFEVPMIVTNVGGLAEIVPHDKVGYVTDATAEALAASIEQFYVTDGTKRFTKAIQEKRKDFTWEALMEQFESLFKQLG is encoded by the coding sequence ATGAACTCTTTGCCACTTACAGTTACATTGGTCGGCACAGCTTATCCTTATCGCGGAGGCTTGGCTTCATTCAATGAAATGTTGATCCGCACATTTTCCCGTGCAGGCAAAAAGGCGAAGATTGAAACCTTTACAGTGCAATATCCTTCCTTGCTTTTCCCGGGAAAAACACAATATTCGGCATCGCCTCAACCGGAAGATATTGATATCAGGCGTTCAGTAAATTCAGTCAATCCCTTTAACTGGATCGCAACAGGAATGCGTCTGCGTAAAGAACGTCCCGACCTTATCATTGTCCGTTACTGGACTCCTTTTATGTCGCCTTGCCTGGGGACGATCTGTTATTTGGCCAGACGCAACAAACACACAAAAATTATCCCGCTGCTTGATAATGTTGTCCCACATGAGTCTCATTTTTTTGACACATGGCTGACCCGTTATTTTCTGGGAGCGATTGATGGGGGCATATACATGTCTCAACAGGTAAGAAACGAACTATTGGCATTTGCTCCAAGTTTGCCGACCCGTTTTTCGCCTCATCCGCTTTATGCCAATTACGGAGAAAAAGTCACCAAACAACAGGCCTGCCAATACCTTCACCTTGCACCGGAAACCAATTATTTGTTGTTCTTTGGCATTATCCGCGATTACAAAGGTCTCGACCTGCTGATTGATGCCTGGAAAATACTGAAAGAAAAAGAATTGACACATAACAAGAAAGTGATTGTCGCCGGAGAATATTACAATAACAAAGAGAAATATATTACCCAAATGCAGCAACTGGGTGTCTCAGACGACTTTCTCATACACGACTATTTTGTAAAAGACGAAGATGTAAAATACTATTTCTCTTTGGCTGACGTGGTGGTACAACCTTATAAAAATGCCACGCAAAGTGGTGTGACCCAAATTGCATACCAGTTTGAAGTGCCAATGATTGTCACCAACGTTGGCGGTTTGGCAGAAATCGTGCCACATGACAAAGTCGGCTATGTGACCGATGCTACAGCTGAAGCTTTAGCTGCGTCAATCGAACAGTTTTACGTAACTGACGGAACGAAGCGATTTACTAAAGCGATACAGGAAAAACGTAAAGACTTTACCTGGGAAGCATTGATGGAGCAATTTGAATCGCTCTTTAAACAATTGGGATAA
- a CDS encoding L-threonylcarbamoyladenylate synthase, which translates to MIIKIHPDNPQPKAVDAAASILRDGGVIIYPTDTVYALGCDIFHARAIERIYKYRGIEPGKAHLSFICSSMSQLSEFAKVDNDTFKLMKRLLPGPYTFILNRSNRLPKLFRERNTVGIRIPDNLIARTLIESLGNPILSASLHEPEEEIEEEYLTDPELIDEKFANQVDAIIDGGIGGIIPSTIIDCTDNTPVIIRQGKGKTDL; encoded by the coding sequence ATGATCATAAAAATTCATCCCGACAACCCTCAGCCCAAAGCGGTTGATGCAGCAGCTTCCATCCTTCGTGATGGCGGAGTGATCATTTACCCCACAGACACGGTATATGCCCTTGGTTGTGATATTTTCCATGCTCGCGCCATCGAACGTATTTACAAATACCGCGGTATAGAGCCGGGTAAAGCCCACCTTTCGTTTATCTGTTCGAGTATGAGTCAATTGAGCGAATTTGCCAAAGTGGACAACGACACATTCAAATTGATGAAACGGCTATTACCAGGCCCGTACACCTTTATTCTCAATAGAAGCAACCGGCTTCCCAAACTTTTCCGCGAACGAAATACGGTTGGAATACGTATCCCGGACAATCTTATTGCACGGACATTAATTGAGTCATTAGGCAATCCAATCCTGTCGGCGTCGTTACATGAACCCGAAGAAGAGATAGAAGAAGAATATCTTACGGATCCTGAATTGATAGATGAGAAGTTTGCCAATCAGGTAGACGCCATTATCGACGGAGGCATTGGTGGTATCATTCCATCTACAATTATCGATTGCACGGATAATACTCCGGTTATCATCCGGCAGGGAAAAGGGAAAACAGATTTATAG
- a CDS encoding shikimate dehydrogenase family protein: MKHYGIIGYPLGHSFSKQYFTEKFEREKIDAQYEKYEISTIEQLNKIIQDDNLVGLNVTIPYKEQVISYLTSLEPRAAAIGAVNVIRIERHNGLISLIGDNSDVVGFMESIRPLLKAHHAQALILGTGGASKAVYYGLTQLGIKARFVSRKAKPGQLAYAQLTKPIMESHTVIVNASPVGTFPHNDEFPDIPYQWIGDQHLLFDLVYNPPLTRFLEKGAEQGAAIKNGFEMLEKQAIEAWNIWNKTR; this comes from the coding sequence ATGAAACATTATGGCATAATTGGCTACCCATTGGGACACTCTTTTTCAAAACAATATTTTACTGAAAAGTTTGAACGGGAAAAGATTGATGCACAATATGAAAAATACGAAATAAGCACGATTGAACAACTCAATAAAATCATTCAGGATGATAACCTTGTCGGCCTCAATGTCACCATTCCTTATAAAGAACAGGTCATTTCGTATCTGACATCATTAGAGCCACGGGCGGCAGCGATAGGCGCGGTCAATGTTATCCGCATAGAACGGCACAATGGCCTCATTTCTCTGATTGGAGATAATTCTGATGTTGTTGGCTTTATGGAATCCATACGACCCTTACTGAAAGCGCATCACGCCCAGGCATTAATCTTAGGAACAGGCGGAGCATCGAAAGCTGTTTATTATGGACTAACACAACTAGGCATCAAAGCCCGGTTCGTATCAAGGAAAGCAAAGCCCGGACAATTGGCGTATGCACAACTGACCAAACCCATCATGGAATCACATACCGTTATTGTAAATGCATCACCGGTCGGCACTTTCCCTCACAATGATGAATTCCCTGATATTCCATACCAGTGGATTGGAGATCAGCACCTTTTGTTCGATCTGGTCTATAACCCACCCTTAACCCGCTTTTTAGAAAAAGGAGCTGAGCAGGGAGCCGCTATCAAGAATGGCTTCGAGATGCTGGAAAAACAAGCTATTGAAGCATGGAATATCTGGAATAAAACAAGATAA
- the buk gene encoding butyrate kinase, whose amino-acid sequence MAFFVLSINPGSTSTKVALYEDEKLLFSRNVDHSAEELRPFKRIIDQFYFRKLIVLRILAEEKVDLNKLDAIVGRGGMVKPIEAGVYEMNPLLHHDLAKGIQGEHACSLGGLLAEALIESNPHARAFIADPVVVDEMQPVARLSGHPLFPRKSLFHALNQRAIGRLHAQKIGKKYEDLTLVIAHLGGGVTVGAHRHGKVVDVNNGIDGDGPFSANRSGTLPAAAVARLCFSEDYTLPEVLKMISSQGGLLAHLGTSDLREVEQRIETGDEYAKLVHEALVYNIAKEIGAMSTVLYGKVDAILLTGGIAHSQQVIDSLMSKISFIAPVYVYPGEDEMWALAMNGLEMLRGAPCKVYE is encoded by the coding sequence ATGGCTTTTTTTGTTTTATCTATTAATCCGGGATCTACCTCAACGAAGGTTGCTCTATACGAGGACGAAAAATTGCTTTTTTCACGCAATGTAGACCATAGCGCTGAAGAATTACGTCCATTTAAAAGAATCATTGATCAGTTTTATTTTAGGAAGCTTATTGTCTTGCGTATCCTGGCAGAAGAAAAAGTTGATCTGAACAAACTTGATGCCATTGTAGGACGTGGAGGCATGGTAAAACCTATTGAAGCAGGTGTTTATGAAATGAATCCGCTTCTTCATCATGATCTGGCGAAAGGTATCCAGGGAGAACACGCCTGTAGTCTAGGAGGCTTGTTAGCTGAAGCTTTAATCGAATCCAATCCTCATGCACGGGCTTTTATAGCCGATCCTGTTGTTGTTGACGAAATGCAACCTGTGGCTCGTTTGTCAGGTCATCCGCTATTCCCACGTAAGTCATTATTCCATGCTTTGAATCAACGTGCTATCGGAAGATTACATGCACAGAAGATCGGGAAAAAATACGAAGACCTTACCCTTGTTATTGCCCACTTGGGTGGAGGTGTGACTGTTGGTGCACACCGACATGGAAAAGTAGTGGATGTCAACAATGGCATTGACGGAGATGGCCCTTTTTCGGCCAACCGATCGGGGACATTGCCTGCGGCAGCTGTGGCCAGGCTTTGTTTCAGTGAAGATTATACACTGCCTGAAGTTCTTAAGATGATCAGTAGCCAGGGGGGATTACTTGCTCATTTGGGAACCAGTGACTTGCGTGAGGTTGAACAGCGTATCGAAACAGGTGATGAATATGCAAAACTGGTACACGAGGCTTTAGTGTACAATATTGCAAAGGAGATTGGCGCCATGTCCACTGTCTTATATGGGAAAGTAGATGCCATTCTGTTGACAGGCGGCATTGCCCATAGTCAACAAGTCATAGATTCACTGATGTCTAAGATTTCATTTATTGCACCGGTATATGTGTATCCTGGCGAGGATGAAATGTGGGCATTGGCCATGAATGGGTTGGAAATGCTGCGTGGAGCCCCGTGCAAAGTATACGAATGA